The following proteins are co-located in the Ketogulonicigenium robustum genome:
- a CDS encoding CoA-acylating methylmalonate-semialdehyde dehydrogenase: MRTIGHFIDGVETTGDSTVFQDVFNPATGEVQARVALATPADLAAAVASAAAAQPKWAATNPQRRARVFFRYVALINQHMDELAELLSLEHGKTVEDSKGDIQRGLEVAEFVAGAPHLLKGEFTDGAGPGIDMYSMRQPVGIGAGITPFNFPAMIPLWMLSPAIAAGNAFILKPSERDPSVPVRLAELAIEAGLPKGILNVIQGGKEVVDGILDNPQIGAVSFVGSTPIARYVYGRAAAEGKRVQAFGGAKNHMVILPDADMDKAADALMGAGFGSAGERCMAVSVAVPVGEGTADRIVAALKPRIDKLKVGPATDAASEMGPVITKASQDKIKDLITSGVDQGAELVVDGRDFSLQGYENGYFVGPTLFDRVTPAMDIYKEEIFGPVLSVVRATTYDDALQLVIDNPYGNGTAIFTRDGDAARDFAARVNVGMVGVNVPVPVPLAYHSFGGWKASAFGDLNQHGTDAIKFWTRTKTVTARWPSGIKDGAEFQMPTMK; this comes from the coding sequence ATGCGCACCATCGGGCATTTTATCGACGGCGTCGAAACCACGGGCGATAGCACCGTTTTTCAAGACGTTTTCAACCCCGCAACCGGCGAAGTGCAGGCCCGCGTCGCGCTGGCCACGCCCGCCGATCTGGCCGCTGCCGTCGCATCGGCTGCCGCCGCACAGCCCAAATGGGCCGCGACCAACCCGCAGCGCCGCGCCCGCGTATTCTTCCGCTATGTCGCACTGATCAACCAGCACATGGACGAACTGGCCGAGCTGTTGTCGCTGGAACACGGCAAAACGGTTGAGGATTCCAAAGGCGACATCCAGCGCGGGCTGGAAGTGGCCGAATTTGTCGCGGGCGCGCCTCATCTCCTCAAGGGCGAATTCACCGATGGCGCGGGCCCAGGGATTGACATGTATTCCATGCGCCAACCTGTCGGCATCGGGGCAGGGATCACGCCCTTCAATTTCCCCGCGATGATCCCACTGTGGATGCTATCGCCCGCAATCGCCGCGGGCAACGCCTTCATCCTGAAACCGTCCGAGCGTGACCCGTCGGTTCCCGTCCGTCTGGCCGAACTTGCGATCGAAGCTGGCCTGCCCAAAGGCATCCTCAACGTCATCCAAGGCGGGAAAGAGGTTGTCGACGGTATTCTGGACAACCCGCAGATCGGCGCGGTCAGCTTCGTCGGCTCGACCCCTATTGCCCGCTACGTCTATGGTCGCGCCGCGGCCGAGGGCAAGCGCGTGCAAGCCTTTGGCGGCGCCAAAAACCACATGGTCATCCTGCCCGACGCCGATATGGACAAAGCCGCCGATGCGCTGATGGGCGCTGGCTTCGGCTCGGCGGGCGAGCGGTGCATGGCCGTTTCGGTCGCCGTTCCCGTGGGCGAGGGGACAGCCGACCGCATTGTCGCCGCGCTGAAGCCGCGTATCGATAAACTGAAGGTCGGCCCCGCTACCGATGCTGCCTCCGAAATGGGGCCGGTTATCACCAAGGCCAGCCAAGACAAGATCAAGGATTTAATCACCAGCGGCGTCGATCAGGGCGCAGAATTGGTCGTCGATGGGCGCGATTTCAGCCTGCAAGGCTATGAAAACGGCTATTTCGTCGGCCCGACGCTGTTCGATCGCGTCACCCCCGCGATGGACATTTATAAAGAGGAAATCTTCGGCCCCGTCCTCAGCGTCGTGCGCGCCACGACCTATGACGACGCGCTGCAACTGGTGATCGACAATCCCTACGGCAACGGCACCGCGATCTTCACCCGTGACGGCGATGCCGCGCGTGATTTCGCCGCGCGTGTAAACGTTGGCATGGTCGGTGTGAACGTGCCGGTGCCCGTGCCGCTGGCCTATCACAGCTTTGGCGGCTGGAAGGCCAGCGCCTTTGGCGACCTAAACCAACACGGCACCGACGCGATCAAGTTCTGGACACGCACCAAGACTGTGACGGCCCGCTGGCCCAGCGGCATCAAAGACGGTGCCGAGTTCCAGATGCCGACGATGAAATAA
- a CDS encoding ROK family protein translates to MTADIQDRPPIAWCADIGGSFIKFGRIFAAGDVAVDAQVPTPVAVWDDFVAALAQLTAGGAAGLPLAISVAGLYDAASGQIAAANIPCFAGHDVPGELSAALQRPVLIANDADSFALAEAVVGAGRGHKVVFGAILGTGVGGGLVIDGKLLQGLHGIAGEWGHGPILPQVVKVDGVDTAVPQFDCGCGLHGCLDPIGSARGIERLHQHYHGKALTSFEILDAWEAGDADAARTVGVWAQVLGGPLAFVMNALGASIVPVGGGLANRPTLLAALDDVVRQGTLNRFAAPVVVQAQHRSDAGLIGVSVLAVQHLAVTG, encoded by the coding sequence ATGACCGCAGACATACAAGATCGCCCGCCTATCGCGTGGTGCGCCGATATCGGTGGCAGTTTTATCAAATTCGGGCGCATTTTTGCCGCGGGCGATGTGGCCGTTGACGCGCAGGTGCCAACGCCTGTGGCGGTGTGGGACGATTTCGTCGCAGCACTGGCGCAGTTGACCGCAGGCGGTGCAGCGGGCTTGCCGTTGGCGATTTCGGTGGCCGGTCTTTATGATGCCGCCAGCGGGCAGATTGCCGCGGCGAACATCCCCTGTTTTGCGGGTCATGATGTGCCGGGCGAGCTATCAGCCGCGCTGCAACGCCCTGTTTTGATTGCCAATGACGCCGATAGTTTCGCACTGGCCGAGGCCGTCGTTGGCGCTGGCCGTGGCCACAAGGTTGTCTTCGGGGCGATTTTGGGCACCGGCGTTGGCGGCGGCTTGGTGATTGATGGCAAGCTACTGCAAGGCCTGCACGGTATCGCAGGCGAATGGGGCCATGGGCCGATCCTTCCGCAGGTCGTCAAGGTCGACGGCGTTGACACGGCTGTGCCGCAATTTGACTGCGGTTGCGGGTTGCATGGTTGCCTCGACCCCATCGGCAGCGCGCGCGGTATTGAGAGATTACATCAACATTATCATGGCAAGGCACTGACTAGCTTTGAAATTCTCGACGCATGGGAGGCGGGTGATGCCGATGCCGCGCGCACCGTCGGTGTTTGGGCGCAGGTGCTAGGCGGGCCGCTGGCGTTCGTGATGAACGCGCTGGGTGCATCGATCGTGCCGGTAGGCGGCGGGCTGGCCAACCGCCCCACGCTGCTGGCCGCACTGGACGACGTCGTGCGGCAGGGCACGCTGAACCGCTTTGCCGCGCCAGTTGTGGTGCAAGCGCAGCACCGCAGCGACGCGGGGCTGATTGGGGTATCGGTGCTAGCGGTGCAGCATTTGGCCGTGACGGGCTGA
- the tsf gene encoding translation elongation factor Ts: protein MSITAAMVKELRELSGAGMMDAKKALVETEGNMEAAIDWLRTKGLAKAAKKADRVAAEGLVGVAVSGGRGVAVEINSETDFVGKNVDFQNLAREITKIALETGDTIEVVKAADLNGQTVEEALTDAIARIGENLNLRRMHVLEGSTIVSYVHNAAGEGLGRIGVLVALNGPEDKAQEIGKQFAMHIAATAPLSLSEATLDPVLVERELAVQTAKALEENSSSDKPKPEQVIHNNIIPGRMKKFLAENTLLGQAFVINPDLTVEQAAKDAGVEITGYARVAVGEGIEKVEEDFAAEVAKTLQG, encoded by the coding sequence ATGTCGATCACCGCTGCTATGGTTAAAGAACTGCGCGAACTGTCCGGCGCAGGCATGATGGACGCCAAAAAGGCGCTTGTCGAAACCGAAGGCAACATGGAAGCTGCTATCGACTGGCTGCGCACCAAGGGCCTTGCGAAGGCTGCCAAGAAGGCTGACCGCGTTGCGGCCGAAGGTCTGGTTGGCGTTGCCGTTTCGGGCGGCCGCGGCGTTGCAGTCGAGATCAACTCGGAAACCGACTTCGTCGGCAAGAACGTTGATTTCCAAAATCTGGCCCGCGAGATCACCAAGATCGCGCTGGAAACCGGCGACACCATTGAAGTTGTCAAGGCTGCTGACCTGAACGGCCAGACCGTTGAGGAAGCCCTGACCGACGCAATCGCCCGTATCGGCGAAAACCTGAACCTGCGCCGCATGCACGTTCTGGAAGGTTCGACCATCGTGTCGTACGTCCACAACGCCGCTGGCGAAGGCCTGGGCCGCATTGGCGTGCTGGTCGCGCTGAATGGTCCCGAGGACAAGGCACAAGAAATCGGCAAGCAGTTCGCAATGCACATCGCTGCAACCGCGCCGCTGTCGCTGTCGGAAGCCACCCTTGATCCGGTTCTGGTCGAGCGCGAGCTGGCTGTGCAAACCGCAAAGGCTTTGGAAGAGAATTCCTCGTCCGACAAGCCCAAGCCCGAGCAAGTCATCCACAACAACATCATCCCGGGCCGCATGAAGAAGTTCCTGGCAGAAAACACGCTGCTGGGCCAAGCTTTCGTCATCAACCCCGACCTGACTGTTGAGCAAGCTGCCAAAGACGCTGGCGTCGAGATCACCGGTTACGCTCGCGTAGCCGTTGGCGAAGGCATCGAGAAAGTCGAAGAAGATTTCGCTGCAGAAGTCGCCAAGACCCTGCAAGGCTAA
- a CDS encoding copper homeostasis protein CutC, giving the protein MALLEICVDDPAGLAVAAAAGADRIELCAALSVGGLTPTAGLMHAAAQLTCPTYAMIRPRAGDFVFDAQDVAVMEADIDAARDAGLAGVVLGASLPDGRLDRAVLARLVARAAGMGLTLHRAFDLVPDFDEAIDVAVALGFERILTSGGTRSAAAGLGALAAIQAAARGRISIMPGSGVTADNVGALLALGFTEVHASGGQALPAPTGKVLDLGFDSPARRGTSFDAIQKLRAAIK; this is encoded by the coding sequence ATGGCGCTGCTGGAAATATGTGTCGATGACCCCGCGGGGCTTGCTGTTGCTGCCGCTGCCGGTGCCGACCGGATCGAGCTGTGCGCCGCGCTGTCGGTGGGTGGCTTGACGCCCACGGCGGGGCTGATGCATGCGGCCGCGCAGCTGACCTGCCCGACTTACGCGATGATCCGTCCGCGTGCGGGTGATTTTGTCTTCGACGCGCAGGACGTGGCAGTGATGGAGGCTGACATCGATGCGGCCCGTGACGCTGGCTTGGCCGGTGTTGTGTTGGGCGCAAGCCTGCCTGACGGGCGTTTGGATCGCGCTGTTTTGGCGCGTTTGGTCGCCCGCGCTGCGGGCATGGGGCTGACGCTGCACCGCGCTTTTGATTTGGTGCCGGACTTTGACGAAGCAATCGATGTCGCTGTGGCGCTGGGGTTTGAACGGATTCTAACCTCGGGCGGCACGCGCAGCGCAGCGGCAGGGCTGGGTGCGCTGGCGGCGATACAGGCCGCAGCAAGGGGGCGGATCTCGATCATGCCGGGCAGTGGTGTGACGGCGGATAATGTCGGCGCGCTACTGGCGCTGGGGTTCACAGAAGTGCATGCCTCGGGCGGGCAAGCCTTGCCCGCGCCGACGGGCAAGGTGCTGGATCTGGGTTTTGACAGCCCTGCGCGGCGCGGCACATCATTTGATGCGATACAAAAACTACGCGCTGCAATAAAATGA
- a CDS encoding Lrp/AsnC family transcriptional regulator: MPDPRSILDEGSLRILDLLQNNSELSNAELAEKVGLSASPCWRRVADMRERGVIRKAVTLVDPLALGLAVNVFVHVTLKQQDKDSLKVFTDAIARRPEVMECYLMTGEADFMLRVVVENLIRYQELMLECFTLIPGVANIRSSFALDQVKYTTALPTGHLHR; encoded by the coding sequence ATGCCCGACCCTCGCAGTATTCTGGACGAAGGCAGTCTGCGGATACTGGATCTCCTGCAGAACAATTCCGAGCTGAGCAATGCCGAACTGGCCGAGAAGGTCGGCCTTTCCGCATCGCCCTGCTGGCGGCGCGTGGCCGACATGCGCGAGCGTGGCGTGATCCGCAAGGCCGTGACGCTGGTGGATCCCTTGGCGTTGGGGCTGGCCGTCAACGTTTTCGTGCACGTCACGCTGAAGCAGCAAGATAAAGACTCGCTTAAAGTCTTTACCGACGCGATCGCCCGCCGCCCCGAGGTGATGGAGTGCTATTTAATGACCGGCGAGGCAGATTTCATGCTGCGCGTCGTTGTTGAAAATTTGATACGCTATCAAGAACTTATGCTCGAGTGCTTTACCTTGATCCCCGGGGTTGCCAATATCCGGTCAAGTTTTGCGCTGGATCAGGTCAAGTATACCACCGCCCTACCCACCGGACACTTGCACCGGTAG
- a CDS encoding DMT family transporter: protein MSDAQNIPFTPAKLAVPRGLHTAFWLGLMVVLWGLSWPATQIALHSVPPLWLAAIRFGSAALCLFGFVAVRGGLRFPPRQDWPIVISIGLLQMTAFTGMGMIAMTTTETSHSVLLAYTTPLWAVLMGWLMYKQAPTRAQFTALAVGLAGVLVIISPFEMDWRAPGVLRGALLLIGGAISWSVVILHVRRHRWQATPLQLAPWQMTLATIPLATLAFVTEGAPTSIAITPQLLQLLLFIGPVATSACFVISSEYGRRITPFAMANVTLGVPMIGITASVLLLGNHLSPLFLLGLALVIAGMALSARAARKGR from the coding sequence ATGAGCGACGCACAAAACATCCCCTTTACCCCCGCAAAACTGGCCGTACCCCGCGGCCTGCACACCGCGTTTTGGCTGGGACTGATGGTAGTGCTGTGGGGCCTCAGCTGGCCCGCAACCCAGATTGCACTGCACAGCGTGCCGCCACTGTGGCTGGCGGCCATTCGCTTTGGCAGTGCGGCGCTGTGCCTGTTCGGTTTCGTCGCGGTGCGGGGCGGGCTGCGATTCCCGCCGCGACAGGATTGGCCCATCGTCATCAGCATCGGCCTGCTGCAAATGACGGCTTTCACCGGCATGGGCATGATCGCCATGACAACAACCGAGACGAGCCACTCGGTCTTGCTGGCCTATACCACCCCGCTTTGGGCCGTGTTGATGGGCTGGCTGATGTATAAACAGGCCCCCACACGCGCGCAGTTTACCGCGCTGGCCGTCGGGTTGGCGGGCGTGCTCGTCATCATTTCCCCGTTCGAGATGGACTGGCGCGCCCCCGGCGTGCTGCGCGGGGCGCTGTTGCTGATTGGCGGGGCGATTTCGTGGTCGGTCGTCATCCTGCACGTCCGCCGCCACCGGTGGCAGGCGACACCCCTGCAACTGGCACCGTGGCAAATGACGCTGGCGACGATCCCACTGGCGACACTGGCTTTTGTGACGGAAGGCGCGCCGACATCAATCGCCATAACGCCGCAATTGCTGCAACTGCTGCTGTTTATCGGCCCCGTGGCGACGTCGGCCTGCTTTGTCATCTCGTCCGAATATGGCCGCCGCATCACGCCTTTCGCGATGGCGAACGTGACGCTAGGCGTGCCGATGATCGGCATTACAGCCTCGGTTCTGCTGCTCGGCAACCACCTGTCGCCGCTGTTCCTGCTGGGCTTGGCGCTGGTGATCGCGGGCATGGCGCTGTCGGCACGCGCCGCGCGCAAGGGGCGCTAA
- a CDS encoding LysR family transcriptional regulator, translated as MNWDDARIFLAVARHGQMLGAAKALGLNHATVARRLGALERALGNTLFQRRTNGSALTAEGEAFLRHAEAMESATLAATAAVGGDVEGTVRVGAPDGFGVAYLAPRLGDLLAQHPGLRIELVPVPRAFSLSRREADIAVTLERPREGRLIARKLTDYRLGLYAARSYVARHGLPATPDDLLAHPLVGYVDDLIYTSSLDYTAAFLKNWRTTLAISSAMGQTEAVRAGAGIGVLHRFMARDDAGLVAVLPEHIVTRSYWTVVHEDLRNLRRVALVANFLSTIVQRDKAIF; from the coding sequence ATGAACTGGGATGATGCGCGGATATTTCTGGCCGTGGCGCGGCATGGCCAGATGCTGGGCGCGGCCAAGGCGCTGGGGCTGAACCATGCCACAGTCGCGCGCCGTTTGGGGGCGTTGGAACGGGCGCTTGGCAATACGCTGTTTCAGCGCCGCACGAACGGCAGCGCGCTAACAGCCGAGGGTGAGGCGTTTTTGCGCCACGCCGAGGCGATGGAAAGCGCGACTTTGGCGGCGACAGCCGCTGTCGGCGGCGATGTCGAGGGGACGGTACGCGTTGGCGCGCCCGACGGGTTTGGTGTTGCCTATCTGGCACCGCGCTTGGGCGACTTGCTGGCCCAGCACCCCGGCTTGCGGATCGAGCTGGTGCCCGTTCCTCGCGCCTTTTCACTGTCGCGGCGCGAGGCGGACATCGCCGTCACGCTAGAGCGTCCGCGCGAGGGCCGCCTGATCGCGCGCAAACTGACGGATTATCGGCTGGGCCTCTATGCCGCGCGCAGCTATGTGGCGCGCCACGGCCTGCCCGCAACGCCGGACGACCTGCTGGCGCACCCGCTGGTGGGCTATGTGGATGATCTGATCTACACCAGCTCGCTGGATTATACGGCGGCGTTCTTGAAAAACTGGCGGACGACTTTGGCCATTTCATCCGCGATGGGCCAGACCGAGGCGGTGCGCGCGGGCGCTGGCATCGGCGTTCTGCACCGCTTTATGGCGCGCGATGATGCCGGTTTGGTGGCGGTTTTGCCCGAACACATCGTAACGCGCAGCTATTGGACCGTCGTGCACGAGGATCTGCGCAACTTGCGCCGTGTCGCGCTGGTGGCCAATTTTCTGTCGACCATCGTCCAGCGCGACAAGGCAATATTCTAG
- a CDS encoding beta-glucosidase, translated as MTHDILTRAAALADELTLDQQIDLMTGADWWNLVSFQSPAIGALGVTDGPSGARGAGGVMGGTKTAAFPVGIAIGASWSPALAERLGAALADEALDKGAAVLLGPTINLHRGPLNGRNFECLSEDPILTATLATGIVKGLQSKGVGATLKHFIANESEIRRTTNSSDVDERTLRELYMIPFERAVKDADAWAVMSSYNRVNGTYVADSHWALTQVLREDWGFTGTTMSDWFGLRSTAAGATSGLDLEMPGPTRWRGDKLRAAVAEGTVDPAHIRAAAENILRLILRTGAIDNTAERVERAHERLETRALIRAAGAESAVLLQNNGALPLPENVKIALIGPNAKVARVMGGGSAQVNAHRRVSIWDGMADAIGEDQLTFAQGCSNHRFEPVLKGEFTRTWFDSEDLSGNPVFTDSDDKIACFLEYMPVGIDKLHHSIRISGTFTPDVSGDYRFGMHCTGRGRLLVNGTVVAEAWNSWTRGSTLFEEGCDPIVAALPLTAGTPVEVTFEFATKPTFDLHFHAYHVGVGPVLAEDALRAAADVAANADIAILCLGRSEEWDTEGWDLPDMTLPGGQDALVAAVAGRAKKTIVVLQTGGPVEMPWRDSVDAIVQAWYPGQEAGFAITDVLTGTAYPSGRLPQSFPVTLRDTPTAGANDPAIYPGVDGHVRYGEGLLIGYRYHEAHALAPAFPFGFGLGYTQFRIGTPLHDICPDGTGTVQVQVENTGARAGAEVVQLYIAPLDAPVSRPPSELKGFAKLHLAAGAVEAAKIALTPRDFAYFDTDRQLWHVAAGDYEVRIGTSAADILHRFTVTLDAQDITLRA; from the coding sequence ATGACGCATGACATCCTGACCCGCGCTGCTGCCTTGGCAGATGAACTGACGCTGGATCAGCAAATCGACCTGATGACCGGCGCCGATTGGTGGAACCTCGTTTCCTTCCAGTCGCCGGCCATCGGTGCGCTGGGGGTGACCGATGGCCCCAGCGGGGCGCGCGGGGCAGGTGGGGTGATGGGCGGCACCAAAACGGCCGCGTTTCCGGTCGGCATCGCCATCGGTGCCAGCTGGTCGCCCGCGCTGGCTGAACGCCTCGGCGCCGCGCTGGCGGACGAGGCGCTGGACAAGGGCGCAGCCGTGCTGCTGGGCCCGACCATTAACCTGCATCGCGGCCCGCTGAACGGGCGAAACTTCGAATGCCTGTCCGAAGACCCGATCCTGACGGCGACGCTGGCAACTGGCATCGTCAAGGGGTTGCAGTCAAAAGGTGTCGGCGCGACCCTCAAGCATTTCATCGCGAACGAAAGTGAAATCCGCCGCACGACCAATTCATCCGACGTGGACGAGCGGACGCTGCGCGAGCTGTACATGATACCGTTTGAACGCGCCGTCAAAGATGCGGACGCTTGGGCGGTGATGTCGTCGTATAACCGGGTGAACGGCACCTATGTTGCCGACAGTCACTGGGCGCTGACGCAAGTTCTGCGCGAGGATTGGGGCTTCACCGGCACGACCATGTCCGACTGGTTCGGCCTGCGCAGCACCGCTGCTGGCGCCACATCCGGCCTTGATCTGGAAATGCCCGGCCCCACGCGCTGGCGTGGCGACAAGCTGCGCGCAGCCGTGGCCGAGGGCACAGTCGACCCCGCGCACATACGCGCCGCTGCCGAAAACATCCTGCGGCTGATCCTGCGCACAGGCGCCATCGACAACACCGCCGAGCGGGTCGAGCGCGCGCACGAGCGTCTCGAAACTCGCGCCCTGATCCGCGCCGCAGGCGCCGAATCTGCGGTTCTGCTGCAAAACAACGGCGCGTTGCCCTTGCCGGAAAACGTGAAAATCGCGCTGATCGGCCCCAACGCCAAGGTCGCCCGCGTCATGGGGGGCGGCTCGGCGCAGGTGAACGCGCATCGCCGCGTCTCGATTTGGGACGGGATGGCCGATGCGATCGGCGAAGACCAACTGACATTTGCCCAAGGCTGCTCCAACCACCGTTTCGAACCCGTTCTGAAGGGCGAATTCACCCGTACATGGTTCGATAGCGAAGACCTGTCCGGCAACCCTGTTTTCACGGATAGCGACGACAAAATCGCCTGTTTCCTGGAATACATGCCCGTCGGCATCGACAAGCTGCACCATTCCATCCGCATCAGCGGCACGTTCACGCCCGACGTGTCAGGCGATTACCGCTTCGGCATGCACTGCACAGGCCGTGGCCGCCTGCTGGTGAACGGCACCGTCGTCGCAGAAGCGTGGAACAGCTGGACGCGCGGCAGCACCCTGTTCGAGGAAGGCTGCGACCCCATCGTCGCCGCCTTGCCCCTAACCGCAGGCACGCCGGTCGAGGTGACATTCGAATTCGCCACCAAGCCCACGTTCGATTTGCATTTCCACGCCTATCATGTCGGCGTCGGCCCCGTGCTGGCCGAAGATGCCCTACGCGCGGCGGCCGATGTAGCCGCCAACGCCGATATCGCGATCCTCTGCCTTGGCCGATCCGAGGAATGGGATACCGAAGGATGGGACTTGCCCGATATGACCCTGCCGGGCGGACAAGATGCGCTGGTCGCGGCTGTAGCGGGCAGGGCAAAGAAAACCATCGTCGTGTTGCAAACCGGCGGGCCGGTCGAAATGCCGTGGCGCGATAGCGTCGATGCCATTGTGCAAGCGTGGTACCCGGGGCAAGAGGCGGGCTTTGCCATCACCGACGTGCTGACAGGCACTGCCTATCCATCCGGTCGCTTGCCGCAAAGCTTCCCCGTCACCTTGCGCGACACCCCCACCGCTGGCGCGAACGACCCCGCGATCTACCCCGGCGTCGATGGCCACGTCCGCTATGGCGAGGGGTTGCTGATCGGCTATCGCTATCACGAAGCCCACGCGCTTGCGCCCGCATTCCCGTTCGGCTTTGGCCTTGGCTACACCCAGTTCCGCATCGGAACGCCGCTGCATGACATCTGCCCAGATGGCACGGGGACGGTGCAAGTACAGGTAGAAAATACCGGCGCGCGGGCAGGGGCCGAGGTTGTCCAGCTGTATATCGCGCCGCTTGATGCGCCTGTGTCGCGCCCGCCATCGGAACTGAAGGGCTTTGCCAAGCTGCATCTGGCCGCAGGGGCGGTGGAGGCCGCTAAAATCGCCCTCACACCGCGCGATTTCGCCTATTTCGACACCGACCGCCAGCTCTGGCACGTCGCCGCTGGCGATTACGAGGTTCGCATCGGCACATCCGCCGCCGACATCCTGCATCGCTTCACCGTAACGCTTGACGCGCAGGATATTACCCTGCGCGCCTAG
- a CDS encoding amidase, translating to MNDILDKTARETVAAFAAKQLSPVEYMQALIARVEASEPQVGALYAFRPEQALQDAKAAESRYMAGAPMGRLDGMPVSVKELIATKGDPIPQGTAAVDLVPATADAPTAARLREDGAIIFAKTTCPDYGMLSSGLSTFHQLSRNPWKLSENPGGSSAGAASAGAAGYGPLHIGTDIGGSVRLPAGWTGLFGFKPSLGRMPIDPYYTGRCAGPMTPTVDDAAFVMPTVTRPDWRDATSLPYEALDWDVPAANVKGMKIGLMLDAGCGLDADPEVKAAVQRAADTFAAQGAEIIPVAPVLTREMLDGLDVGWRARFWGIMQGLSPEKRDKILPYILEWASSAVNYSPIEVARGFDQTFGMRRTCAAVFQQVDVILSPVNPSVSYPADWASPTNDPMRPFEHIAFTMPWNMGEQPAASINCGFSASGMPIGLQIVAPRFADLTVIAVAKAYEDWRGPINNWPRYDA from the coding sequence ATGAACGATATTCTTGATAAAACCGCCCGCGAGACTGTTGCAGCTTTCGCGGCCAAACAGCTGTCGCCCGTCGAGTACATGCAGGCCCTGATCGCGCGGGTGGAGGCGAGCGAGCCGCAGGTCGGCGCGCTTTATGCCTTCCGCCCCGAACAGGCGCTGCAAGACGCCAAAGCCGCCGAAAGCCGCTATATGGCGGGTGCGCCGATGGGGCGGCTGGACGGGATGCCGGTTTCGGTCAAAGAACTGATCGCAACCAAGGGCGACCCCATCCCCCAAGGCACCGCCGCCGTCGATCTGGTGCCCGCGACCGCCGATGCGCCGACCGCCGCGCGCCTGCGCGAAGATGGCGCGATTATCTTCGCCAAAACCACATGCCCAGATTACGGGATGCTATCCTCGGGACTGTCGACCTTCCACCAGCTCAGCCGCAATCCGTGGAAGCTGAGCGAAAACCCCGGCGGCTCGTCCGCGGGGGCCGCATCGGCAGGCGCGGCTGGCTACGGGCCGCTGCATATCGGCACGGATATTGGCGGTTCGGTGCGCTTGCCCGCCGGCTGGACGGGGCTGTTCGGGTTCAAACCCTCGCTGGGGCGGATGCCGATCGACCCCTATTATACGGGGCGCTGCGCGGGGCCGATGACGCCCACCGTCGATGATGCGGCTTTCGTTATGCCCACCGTCACACGCCCCGATTGGCGCGACGCCACATCCTTGCCCTACGAGGCGCTGGACTGGGATGTGCCCGCCGCCAATGTGAAAGGGATGAAAATCGGCCTCATGCTGGACGCGGGCTGCGGCCTTGATGCCGACCCCGAGGTGAAAGCCGCCGTCCAGCGCGCGGCAGACACCTTCGCGGCGCAAGGCGCCGAAATCATCCCAGTCGCGCCCGTGCTGACACGCGAAATGCTCGATGGGCTGGACGTGGGCTGGCGTGCCCGTTTCTGGGGTATCATGCAGGGCCTCAGCCCCGAAAAGCGCGACAAGATTCTGCCCTATATTCTGGAATGGGCCAGCAGCGCTGTAAACTACTCGCCCATTGAGGTCGCGCGCGGGTTCGACCAGACTTTTGGCATGCGCCGCACCTGCGCCGCAGTGTTCCAACAGGTCGACGTGATCTTGTCGCCGGTCAACCCAAGCGTCAGCTACCCCGCCGATTGGGCCTCACCGACGAACGATCCGATGCGCCCGTTTGAACACATCGCCTTCACCATGCCGTGGAATATGGGCGAGCAACCTGCCGCGTCCATCAACTGCGGGTTCTCGGCGTCTGGCATGCCTATCGGGCTGCAAATCGTCGCGCCGCGCTTTGCCGATCTGACTGTGATCGCCGTCGCCAAGGCTTACGAGGACTGGCGCGGACCGATCAACAACTGGCCCCGTTATGACGCATGA
- a CDS encoding iron chelate uptake ABC transporter family permease subunit — protein sequence MYGRHWCFNAYLISCAPLEDAQAARIWLHGSLNGVSWPQVLPMVGWFAVCASLALLWAPKLKLLELGRVSAASLGLNPQRAALQLIGVSICLAAAAISAGGPIDSIALAAPLLAQRLARSAGINLGCTAPSGLHRSDWGRVTAGRRFCRAAAAGAVSNSCGVDHRGNGAALVFCLFWRVRGAGTEATV from the coding sequence ATGTATGGGCGGCACTGGTGCTTCAACGCTTATCTGATCAGCTGCGCCCCGCTGGAGGATGCCCAAGCCGCGCGGATTTGGCTGCATGGAAGCCTTAATGGTGTCAGTTGGCCGCAAGTTTTGCCAATGGTCGGGTGGTTTGCAGTTTGCGCCTCGCTGGCACTGCTGTGGGCGCCGAAGTTGAAGTTGTTGGAACTGGGGCGCGTTAGCGCGGCCAGTTTGGGGCTGAACCCGCAGCGGGCGGCGTTGCAGTTGATCGGCGTGTCGATCTGCCTGGCGGCGGCGGCGATTTCTGCGGGCGGGCCGATTGACTCCATCGCCTTGGCCGCCCCCCTGTTGGCGCAAAGGTTGGCGAGATCGGCGGGTATCAATCTGGGTTGCACCGCTCCGTCTGGGTTGCACCGTAGCGATTGGGGCCGCGTTACTGCTGGCCGCCGATTTTGTCGCGCAGCGGCTGCTGGCGCCGTTTCAAATTCCTGTGGGGTTGATCACAGGGGCAATGGGGCGGCGCTTGTCTTTTGTTTATTCTGGCGCGTGCGTGGCGCGGGAACTGAGGCGACGGTCTGA